The sequence below is a genomic window from Lolium perenne isolate Kyuss_39 chromosome 7, Kyuss_2.0, whole genome shotgun sequence.
gccgccatctcggatgtagatggcgatgtggttgatgtagatgattgtcccaccggcgtgccgtaatgtgttgatcgccaaaacccaccgggcgGGCAGCGGctttgtcaacacggtagagccggaagagcctagagctgcggccggtgagacccctccgagcgacggcccgcaatgctcttctggtcacacgcggcgatgcgaagtgcaagggcgtgccacctgacctatacctggtcgggaaggtgatgaggatgcctcgcttagttctgcatggcatacacgtaaacattaaatcgagcctcgatcggctctcgggctatctgtgaatcggctcaaagagccgatccacccatgatccgtacggggtgcacgaatacctggtgatcctgcttgatcaagataaagctaatgagatctacgacgatttagggttttcaccgcataatcggatcatcctactccaggttgggcctcgcggccacgcacggtgctcgtaagccgatcctaaacaaggccacacaaccaacgtgacgttgatcatcggaacatcctgtttaggacttgcgaacgccaccctacgtgccgctggatcctcccccccttcgtaaggcctaactattgcagatattaaactaatccttgcggagcaaggagcaatcgtaacggatcagatctactagatgatgaacaagtaggtgccgccccacgcctgagataggcgtgagggcggctagacatgcgagggttgcactacgtaagcatgtttatacgaagagctatgctaaccctaacacatctatgataactacgttgcccgccatcaaagacgcttcagtacgggcaacgcatgaacaacgtggggcttgtgctgcctagatcgcaagatgcgatctaggcagcatgtcgcttacctgattgaaaccctcgagacgaaggagttggcgatgcgccgagattggtttgtttttggggtgaacgttgtgttgttgtttattccataaaccctagatacatatttatagtccagcggactttctaacgtgggaatatcccaccgtgcgcgatacaaattctaaaccttgatctaagatatgacctactataattaaagatacacgggcaaactagcccaaattctccgtgcaaggccgcttcagagatcttccacgtgtagtcctctaagcccatctctcttatggcccacctctggatttgtccaaaatctggtgataacactatcACATCTACTCCAAACACCAAAACTAGAAACTCAAGCAAGATCAGAGAGAGAGAAGAATCACATAAGGTGCAGCTTGAGCAACAGTAGCGTTAGCGCTGGCAGCAACAGTGGCATTGTTGTCTTCTATGTTGAGTTTGCGAAAGGGGTTGTCGGCGTTCGGGAAGAAGTCGTCTTTGGAAAACTCGTCGTTGGACAACAACGTGTTGCCAATATTCGCGCGGAAGAACTCTCCAAAAACCTGTTCGACCCTCAAATGTATATGTTTACAAGAGGTGTGGTTTCGAAGGCATATTGTCCCGTCTATCGGTGCACACCAAAGGACGAGAGGAGGAACACAATGGCGGCAACACAAGGTTCTAGAAGAACATTgtcacatatgtcgtgtacaagctaGTGTTCACGTCCAAGTTTATATACTGCGGTTTGGGAAGATCATGGGGCGTATCCCATGTCTGAGTTGATACAGCCATGATCCAGAAAATCCGGACTGAAACGACCGTGTTAATGACTTGATTAATAACACGATTAATTTCCTGAACAGAAAAAAAATATAAACTCAGCTCGGCGAAATTCCCGCAACACACGGCGTATCGTGATGAGGAGGAATATGCGAGGGCTCTCTTTTTCTCTCATCACTTACTTACAACTTACAATGGCCACAACAGACCCTCCTGATAAGCCCTTTTCCGGTAGTGGAGAGATGAGGAGAAACCCCATAAAGACCAACTTTATCATGATCCCCACCTTGCTCACTCCGACTACATTTCTTTTATATGTGATTGTAGGATGTATTCGTGTAATAACTTTGTCTCTGTAACACCTCGGGTCTGTTATCCCTGGAACCTCTCTAGGGTATCTAGACTAGCCCCATAGATCAACATATGTCTTTTCTGCGCACTTATCCTCACTCGTGCGCAtccgggaagaacttccggatcggTCACCCATCGTCAAATCACTCCAGGACAAGAACTCTTAAGGTCGAAGTTCTTTGGAGATGGCCTTCGAGAATAGAAGTTGCAACTTGTTGATATGAGTATCCTATGAGTCATCTTGAGCCTTGGGTCAGTATGTCACATTCATCCCCCCTTAGATGATCGACGCCCTCGTCGATCAGCCCCAAGCTAGGAACGTTCCCTCTTGGCACATGTCCATGCGTCCAGTGCCGGAACATGTACCACGATGGGCTACATATCCGCTCCCCTGACCCGCACATGCCCATATTACCGCGAAGGTCGGTTCTGATACTAAATGTAACACCGCGACCAAGCCTGGTCGGGCCTGTTACTCTTGACAGCTCTCTAGGATATCTAGACTAGTCCCATAGATCAATACATGTTTTTTTGCATAATTTGTCCTTACTCATGTGCATCCGAGAAGGACGCTTAACCTCGGATTTCTTTGAAGATGAACTTCCGAAAAAAAAGTTACAACTTATTGATATGACTATCATATTAATATTGTTGAGCCCTGGCCAGGACGTCACAGTCTATTGGATGATCTACTTCCGTTCTACCATGATGAACCAATATTTAGGCCATTTCATTATTTATATACTGACTATATATTGATAGCGTAAATTAGAGATTGTATATATGTATTTGTCCACTCCTATATTTGTATAATGCTTATGTATTGATGCTATATAAATCTGTATATTATACCTATATAAATAAGtataaacatcaaaagaaaaTCAAGAAATAATATCAGTGACACACCAGCTATTGTACCGCCGGTGCACCATCCGCACCACGCAGGTGCGCTAGCGGTAACAGGCTACCGTTGGCGCACCAGAAGTTGACGGAAGCCTGCTACCACTGGTGTGGTAGCACTTGCGCGCACTTGTGCACCGGCAGTAGACTTATTTAGTCCGCCGGCGGTAACATTTTCCCTACTAATGTATAATATAAGATATATTTACAAAAAAATATCACAAGAAATTTTAGATATTATATTTTATAATGGTTTAATTTTTGTTATATTTATAGTTTATATTTACATAGATTAAACTCACGGTCTAGGTACACAGGTAAGACTAATAAATCGATATGGAAGGAGTACATAGTATTCATTAATAGAAGAAGTTTTAATGAAATCGGTCAGTTCTTTGGGTTTCAATGGGAGAGATAAATTTTACAGATTTCAGTTACATTTGTGGGGAATTGAGTATTGACATCTGAGATAATATGGCATTCAGATAACTTGTCAGATAAAGCCATAAAtgacaaattaattaacaaacagAAGCAGGGCATTCGTACATGCGGGAATACTCATAGTTACAAAGAAATATCATATCATGAACTCAGATTATGATGGTCTTGTCACCGATCACGATCAGGAGTGCACCGGTATGGACAAGTTGTTTGCGACGCATCCCATCCTGAAGATCTTGACGAAGGAGCTCCAGATTCTTAGCTCCTGGTGCACCATGATGGGCGTCCCGTCCTTGACGCAGTGGTCGTACTTGTCCAGCACCGACACGATATAGCTGAACTCCGGCCGCCTCGCCGGGTTCGCCGACCAACACCTCTTGATTAGGTTGTTCAGCAACGGCGGGCACGAGCTCGACAGCGGCGGCCTGAGATTCTGATATGTCGATCATCAAAAATTACAGGTAAAGTGTCAGATTTCAGAGCGACAACAAACACAGCGCGTATGGAGCAGAGAGACGAACGGAATGTATCGAACGAACCTTCTCTGAGGCGGCGTAGGCGGCCTGGACGGGTGTCATGCCCTGGAAGGGGAGGAGGCAGGTGGTAAGCTCCCAGAGCACGATGCCGAAGCTGTAGACGTCCACCTTGCGCGTGTAGGGCTTCTCCTTGATCATCTCCGGCGCCATCCATCGGTAGGTGCCCTTGTTGCCCTTGGTGGCCTGGCAGCGCGTCTCCAGGCAGGAGGTGCCGAAGTCGGCCACCTTGACCCTCATCTCGTCGTTAAGCAGCAGGTTCTGCGACTTGAGGTCGCGGTGCATCACCCCCTGCGCGTGCAGGTACTCCATACCGCGCGAGATGTCCAGCGCCAGCTTCAGGATCGTCTCCGGCGACAGCGAGTAGGGGTCCTTCTTGTTCAGGTACATCCGCAGCGTGCCCTGCGACATGTACTCCGTGATGATGCAGTACACGGGGGGCTTCTTGCACGCCGCGATGAACTGCACGATGTTGGGGTGGTAGAGCCGGGACAGGAACGCCACCTCCGAGTTGAACTGCTCCTCCAGCTCGGCCCGCCGGACCTCGTCGCGTTCCGGGATGCGCACCATCTTCACAGCCACCGCGCGCTGCTTGTAGATGCCGCGGTAGATGCGGCTGTTGGCGCCCGCCGCGAACTTGTTGCCGATGAAGAGGTGGGAAAGGTCCGCCATCCACTCCTCCCGCCGCCCGCTGTTGCCgccggacgaggaggacgagggggCCATGGCCGTGTCCAGCAGCATCGACCACGACTCCATGCTGTCCCACCGCTTCTTCTCCATGTCGTCCGGCTCCGACGGCCACGGGTTCTTGCccgacgtcgacggcgaggaggcGAACAAGCTCGACGCGAACAGCCGCcgaggcgacgacgacgacgccgcgCCGCCGCTCTGGCTCGCGTCACCGGCCGGCCGCGGCTGCCGGAAGCAGGAAAGCATCGATGAGCAAGATCAAGAATCGCACCAACACGTCGTGCCAGTGCCAGGGATTCGTCGGCGACGGAGCGACACCACGCCGGGAGAACGCCGCGCCACGAACATTGCTTGACGTACCGTCGATACTTATGAGTTATGGCAGGGTCCGAAGAAAAGTATCCGTGCCCATGAGTGAAAACTCCATGGCATGCTATATACGGCCTACCCTCTAAGCTACCTTATCCCAATCATGCAGCTACCGACCTGTAGCTAGGTAGCTAGCTAGATGATGTTTCCTGAAAGACACAATTGGCAAAAACTAAAGGCGATCGAGCGCACGCATTCTtcctgcttcttcttcctcctcgttctCTTGCAGTAGTAGTAGTTTAGACGTACGCTGGCTGGAAGGTGCTGCTGACACTGAACTCTGAAGATAAGCCATGGATGGATGGAAAGATTAAAGGCGCTCAAGGATGTCTCGTGAAGAAGCAGTTCAGCAAAAGGGCCACTTTTCTTGTCACTCTCCCAGCCCAGTTGCATGCAATATTGGTAGCTAGGCCGCATGCACGCACACTCCGTCGCGTTCTCTCGTCAGCCTAGTTTCCAGGACATGAGGGATGAGGCATGCACCTACAATATCTGTAAAAGAGAAAGAGGGGAGACGGAAAAGGTTCGTATGACATGACAAGCAGTGAGATGGATATTTAGGAGGAAAAAAAGGAGTGGTGTCTGAAAGTTACAGATGCATCAGGGGCTGCGCACTTTAACGCTTTGATCCACCCTGTTATATGGGAGGCGTTTTTCTGGTGGTCTGAACGGGTGATCGGCCGGCCGCCGCCAGCCAGTCTATACCTTGTATGACATCACCAGCTGCGTCATTTCTTCCCGGAAAGCAACTGCAGCGCGCGAggaacggaggaagaagagggggGAAATTTGAGTGATCTATATCTGAAGTTTCAGTGACCAAACTTTCTGTAGCTGGGCCGATTTTCTATCAGTTCATGGTAAGATCTCCTTCTCAACAGACCGAGGCCCATTACAGTGATGTAGTATGTGGCCCAAAGAGTATCCCAAGGATCCGCTCCAAATTTCTGTGCAAATTAGGCATCATGTGCCTTTTTAAAATCTAATCTAATCAGTCATTGCACCTTGGCGGTATCAAAGCGGCTCCATCGGCTCCGGCAATGAACCATTTGTTATTTGCGGATGACAATCTGTTCTTTTTCAAGGGAAGTAGTCAGGAAGCGGAAGCGGTGTCGAACTTGTTGGAATCCTATTGTCAAGCAGAGGATAAACAAGGATAAGTCTTCAATTTTCTTTAGTAAA
It includes:
- the LOC127312791 gene encoding serine/threonine/tyrosine-protein kinase HT1 encodes the protein MLSCFRQPRPAGDASQSGGAASSSSPRRLFASSLFASSPSTSGKNPWPSEPDDMEKKRWDSMESWSMLLDTAMAPSSSSSGGNSGRREEWMADLSHLFIGNKFAAGANSRIYRGIYKQRAVAVKMVRIPERDEVRRAELEEQFNSEVAFLSRLYHPNIVQFIAACKKPPVYCIITEYMSQGTLRMYLNKKDPYSLSPETILKLALDISRGMEYLHAQGVMHRDLKSQNLLLNDEMRVKVADFGTSCLETRCQATKGNKGTYRWMAPEMIKEKPYTRKVDVYSFGIVLWELTTCLLPFQGMTPVQAAYAASEKNLRPPLSSSCPPLLNNLIKRCWSANPARRPEFSYIVSVLDKYDHCVKDGTPIMVHQELRIWSSFVKIFRMGCVANNLSIPVHS